One Felis catus isolate Fca126 chromosome D3, F.catus_Fca126_mat1.0, whole genome shotgun sequence DNA segment encodes these proteins:
- the WSB2 gene encoding WD repeat and SOCS box-containing protein 2 isoform X2, with protein sequence MEAGEEPLLLAELKPGRPHQFDWKSSCETWSVAFSPDGSWFAWSQGHCIVKLIPWPLEEHFIPKGFEAKSRSSKNDTKGRGSPKEKTLDCGQIVWGLAFSPWPSPPSRKLWARHHPQVPDISCLILATGLNDGQIKIWEVQTGLLLLNLSGHQDVVRDLSFTPSGSLILVSASRDKTLRIWDLNKHGKQIQVLSGHLQWVYCCSVSPDCSMLCSAAGEKSVFLWSMRSYTLIRKLEGHQSSVVSCDFSPDSALLVTASYDTNVIMWDPYTGERLRSLHHTQLDPPMDDSDVHISSLRSVCFSPEGLYLATVADDRLLRIWALELKTPIAFAPMTNGLCCTFFPHGGVIATGTRDGHVQFWTAPRVLSSLKHLCRKALRSFLTTYQVLALPIPKKMKEFLTYRTF encoded by the exons ATGGAGGCCGGAG AGGAACCGCTGCTGCTGGCTGAGCTCAAGCCCGGGCGTCCCCACCAGTTCGATTGGAAGTCGAGCTGCGAAACCTGGAGCGTGGCCTTCTCCCCAGATGGTTCGTGGTTCGCGTGGTCTCAAGGACACTGCATCGTCAAGCTGATCCCCTGGCCGCTGGAGGAGCACTT CATCCCTAAAGGGTTTGAAGCCAAAAGCCGGAGCAGCAAAAATGACACAAAAGGGCGAGGCAGCCCAAAGGAGAAGACTCTGGACTGTGGGCAGATTGTCTGGGGTTTGGCCTTTAGCCCGTGGCCTTCTCCACCCAGCAGGAAGCTCTGGGCACGCCACCATCCCCAGGTGCCAGACATCTCTTGCCTGATCCTCGCTACAGGACTCAATGACGGGCAGATCAAGATTTGGGAGGTGCAGACAG GGCTCCTGCTTTTGAATCTTTCCGGCCACCAAGATGTCGTGAGAGATCTAAGCTTCACGCCCAGCGGCAGTTTGATTTTGGTGTCAGCATCTCGGGATAAGACTCTTCGCATCTGGGACCTGAACAAACATG GTAAACAGATCCAGGTGTTATCGGGCCACTTGCAGTGGGTTTACTGCTGCTCTGTCTCCCCGGACTGCAGCATGCTGTGCTCCGCAGCTGGAGAGAAGTCG GTCTTTCTGTGGAGCATGCGGTCCTACACGTTAATCCGGAAGCTAGAGGGCCACCAAAGCAGTGTTGTCTCTTGTGACTTCTCACCTGACTCCGCCTTGCTCGTCACGGCTTCTTACGATACCAACGTGATCATGTGGGACCCCTATACTGGCGAGAGGCTGAGGTCACTCCA CCACACCCAGCTTGACCCCCCCATGGACGACAGCGATGTCCACATTAGCTCCCTGAGGTCCGTGTGCTTCTCTCCCGAAGGCTTGTACCTCGCCACGGTGGCGGATGACAG ACTCCTCAGGATCTGGGCCCTGGAACTGAAAACTCCAATCGCATTTGCTCCTATGACCAATGGTCTTTGCTGCACATTTTTTCCACATGGTGGAGTTATTGCCACAGG gACAAGAGATGGCCACGTCCAGTTCTGGACAGCTCCGAGGGTCCTGTCCTCACTGAAGCACTTATGCCGGAAAGCCCTTCGAAGTTTCCTAACCACCTACCAAGTGCTAGCACTGCCGAtccccaagaaaatgaaagagttcCTCACATACAGGACTTTTTAA
- the WSB2 gene encoding WD repeat and SOCS box-containing protein 2 isoform X1, with the protein MLSPVLEEPLLLAELKPGRPHQFDWKSSCETWSVAFSPDGSWFAWSQGHCIVKLIPWPLEEHFIPKGFEAKSRSSKNDTKGRGSPKEKTLDCGQIVWGLAFSPWPSPPSRKLWARHHPQVPDISCLILATGLNDGQIKIWEVQTGLLLLNLSGHQDVVRDLSFTPSGSLILVSASRDKTLRIWDLNKHGKQIQVLSGHLQWVYCCSVSPDCSMLCSAAGEKSVFLWSMRSYTLIRKLEGHQSSVVSCDFSPDSALLVTASYDTNVIMWDPYTGERLRSLHHTQLDPPMDDSDVHISSLRSVCFSPEGLYLATVADDRLLRIWALELKTPIAFAPMTNGLCCTFFPHGGVIATGTRDGHVQFWTAPRVLSSLKHLCRKALRSFLTTYQVLALPIPKKMKEFLTYRTF; encoded by the exons ATGCTGTCTCCCGTCTTAGAGGAACCGCTGCTGCTGGCTGAGCTCAAGCCCGGGCGTCCCCACCAGTTCGATTGGAAGTCGAGCTGCGAAACCTGGAGCGTGGCCTTCTCCCCAGATGGTTCGTGGTTCGCGTGGTCTCAAGGACACTGCATCGTCAAGCTGATCCCCTGGCCGCTGGAGGAGCACTT CATCCCTAAAGGGTTTGAAGCCAAAAGCCGGAGCAGCAAAAATGACACAAAAGGGCGAGGCAGCCCAAAGGAGAAGACTCTGGACTGTGGGCAGATTGTCTGGGGTTTGGCCTTTAGCCCGTGGCCTTCTCCACCCAGCAGGAAGCTCTGGGCACGCCACCATCCCCAGGTGCCAGACATCTCTTGCCTGATCCTCGCTACAGGACTCAATGACGGGCAGATCAAGATTTGGGAGGTGCAGACAG GGCTCCTGCTTTTGAATCTTTCCGGCCACCAAGATGTCGTGAGAGATCTAAGCTTCACGCCCAGCGGCAGTTTGATTTTGGTGTCAGCATCTCGGGATAAGACTCTTCGCATCTGGGACCTGAACAAACATG GTAAACAGATCCAGGTGTTATCGGGCCACTTGCAGTGGGTTTACTGCTGCTCTGTCTCCCCGGACTGCAGCATGCTGTGCTCCGCAGCTGGAGAGAAGTCG GTCTTTCTGTGGAGCATGCGGTCCTACACGTTAATCCGGAAGCTAGAGGGCCACCAAAGCAGTGTTGTCTCTTGTGACTTCTCACCTGACTCCGCCTTGCTCGTCACGGCTTCTTACGATACCAACGTGATCATGTGGGACCCCTATACTGGCGAGAGGCTGAGGTCACTCCA CCACACCCAGCTTGACCCCCCCATGGACGACAGCGATGTCCACATTAGCTCCCTGAGGTCCGTGTGCTTCTCTCCCGAAGGCTTGTACCTCGCCACGGTGGCGGATGACAG ACTCCTCAGGATCTGGGCCCTGGAACTGAAAACTCCAATCGCATTTGCTCCTATGACCAATGGTCTTTGCTGCACATTTTTTCCACATGGTGGAGTTATTGCCACAGG gACAAGAGATGGCCACGTCCAGTTCTGGACAGCTCCGAGGGTCCTGTCCTCACTGAAGCACTTATGCCGGAAAGCCCTTCGAAGTTTCCTAACCACCTACCAAGTGCTAGCACTGCCGAtccccaagaaaatgaaagagttcCTCACATACAGGACTTTTTAA